From the Cucurbita pepo subsp. pepo cultivar mu-cu-16 unplaced genomic scaffold, ASM280686v2 Cp4.1_scaffold002569, whole genome shotgun sequence genome, the window ACTTCttaatggttttaaaacattttttttttcattcacaaatttttttttaagcatttaAAAAGTGAATCCAAATAGAGTTAGAAGGATAAGCTCCTACCTTCCATATAAACATGTAAAAGGATGTTATGGCAGTTTTGCTCTTCAGATCAACTGATTTGGCACGAATCCAAAGAACTGAAGCCAAAGTGATGTGTCCAACAACCTAAAGAATGTATAAGGATATTAAATGAGTTAGAAAGTACTTATGTTGAGATcgattttaaattagttaaaatcacttttgtCAGGTTCAAAATCACACTCTCAAACCTGTCAtcattgattttgaataattaaatgtttatttaggAGTAATTCTAAACATAACAAAGTAACTGTAAAACTTTCAGAATCACTTCTTATTTTAGTGCTATACTTCcaatgaatattaaaattggtcATGTCTAAAGTTAATATATATCAAACTTGTATAAACTTGGTAAAATGATAGtaacaattttcattcaaaaacaACATAATGTGAATATGATTCCAAAGTTTATAGACAAAAGACtaatatagattttttttgaaaagttaaGTAGGCGAtagttttaagatttattgaaaatacaaaaactaAACTTGGATATTTGAAAGTACAAGAACTAAAATAGATCATGTTCCAGAGAACTAAgatcaaaatgatattttaacatcatattcgaaaaaaatataagttgTCATCTCATCTTGCATACTAGTTGCAAGAaccgtttttattttatttttaatctatttttcttttcatagaACTATGACGTTGTCTATGCATGCGTTTTAAGGAACTAGAGATTTACCGTTAGCCATTTACTCCATGGGGAGGAAGATGCAACTCCCACTACAACGGCAGCACTATATGCTACTTCAAGTAAGGAAATACAACTCCAAAACACCTGCAGAAGTGAAATCATCATGCTAGGATATATGACTGTACATGTTCGTGCCAAAATTTGAGCAAAAAGATGGAATTACTGAATACCCACCCGCTCTTGCCCTAGACGTACTGTAAAAGAACGGATGCCAAATATCTTATCTCCATCAATATCTGGTATATCCTAAAAACTCAAGTACAATAACAAGTTACAAGAATAATTGAGTAGGAGTTGAAAGAGTAAATGTTACTATTATTACACTAAATATAAATCACCCTGGTTGACCTAATGGTCAATAACGGTCATTTTAAgtaataaagaaattagatGGAATGAGTTCAAGctatatgttaattttttaccTAGAATTTAAATCTTACAAGTcacaaaatatgaaaagataacaa encodes:
- the LOC111786721 gene encoding homogentisate phytyltransferase 1, chloroplastic-like, with translation MYQCLQTHVFQRPPVFSRSLIFATAFMSFFSVVIALFKDIPDIDGDKIFGIRSFTVRLGQERVFWSCISLLEVAYSAAVVVGVASSSPWSKWLTVVGHITLASVLWIRAKSVDLKSKTAITSFYMFIWKVGAYPSNSIWIHFLNA